In the genome of Deinococcus multiflagellatus, the window GTCTCGGAAGTAGGTTGGAGTTGTACTACAGCGTCCTAACTGGGCAAGAAGCCGCTCCGCAAAACCGTCTACCGTCCCAAGTCAAACGGCCTCCTTTGTAGAAGCCGTTTACGTGTGCGGCAGGACCGTTCCTGCCTGAGCAATTTCAGGCGCCGACGTGCTGTGGACCCTCATTCCAGGCATGTGAAAGCAGCAGCTGCACGTCCTGGGCGCCTGGGTCCTGCAGGCCGCTGACCTCCTGCTCTAACAGCTTGATGGCGCGGCGAAAGGCCTGCCGGTCCAGATCGGGCAGGCCGCGCTCCACGTTCCAGCGCCGCAGTTCGCAGGTGAGGATCGCCAGTTCAAACGGGTTGCCGCTGACCAGAATCTCGGTCACGCGGCGGTGGCGCGCGGCCCACTGCCGGGGCAGGTTCAGGCGGCTGGTCTTCAGGGATTCCAGCAGGGCAGGCATGTCGTGGGCGGTGAGCGCCGCGCGCATGCCCGCGCCGTCAGGCGAGGCCACAGGCACGAACGCCTGACTGGCTGTGTTGGGAAACTCCACCTGATAGTAGGCGTGGGCTTCGCCCGCCACAGGTCGCAGGCAGGTGCCCCGCACCACGCCTATGCCGTAAGGAGGAAGAACAACGCGGTCACCGGGCTGAAAAGCGGTCTGCTTCAAGGTGTCACCTCTGGAGGCGGCCAGACGGGGAGGCCAGCGGGGGCGGTTCAAACCTCACACGGGGGTGCGGGGGCAGGAAAGCGCCGGTTCATTCCCAAGCAGAAGCGGCCCAGCGACAGGGCTGGACCGCGTTACAGGCAGGATGAAACCAGGGGGTGAAGCTGCAGAGATGCTGACCAGAGGACAGAAGACCAGCGGCGCTGCATACGCCCGAGTGTACCGCAGGTCGGTTGAAATTTCATCTCGGTTACAGTTCTGCCCCCGCAGGCCGCTGAACCAGCGCCAGCCACGCGTCCAGCGTGAGGGCCAGCAGTGCCGCTGGCAGTGCCCCGGCCAGCACCAGCGCCGTGTTCTGCTGGGAAAGGCCGCCAATGATCGGCTCGCCCAGGCCACCTGCGCCCAGCGCCGCCCCCACCGTGGCGGTGCCCACGTTGTACACCACGCTGGTGCGCAACCCTGAGAGCAGCACGGGGGCAGCCAGCGGCAACTCCACCCGCCACAGGCGCTGCGCCCCAGACATCCCCATGCCGCGCGCGGCGTCCAGCACCCCGGGGCTCACCCCCTGCAGGCCCAGAATCGCCTGGCCCACCACCGGGCCCAGGCCATACAGCACCAGCCCCAGCAGCGTAGGGGCCCAGCCAAAGCCCAGCGCGGGCACCGCCAGCGCCAGGATGGCGAAGGTGGGCACCGTCTGCCCCAGGCCCACCAGCGCCTCGGTGAGCTGCCGGGGGGCGGTCCAGCCGGGGCGCGTGACGGCAACCGCCAGCGGCAGGCCCACAACCCCCACCAGCAGCGTGGCGGCGCCCACCAGACCCAGGTGGGTCAGCGTCTGGCGCCACAGCGGCGGGTCCAGGGGGCCCAGCTCGCCCACGCCCAGGGGATTCAGCAGCCGGGGCATGACCCCGGGCCACAGGCACAGCGCCAGCAGCGCGGGCCACAGCAGCGCGCCCCAGGGCGGGCGCCGCCTCACCGGGGGGCCCTGGCGCGCAGGTCGGTCCAGTGCACGGTGCCCACGGGCTGGCCCTGCTGGGTCACGGTCAGGACGTCCTGACCTTCGCGCAGCATCACGCTCAGGGCGCTGCGGGCGTTCAGGGCGGCGTCCACCGCCGGGCCGCCGGGGGCCGCCGGGCCAGGGCGCAGGAAGGCCGAGACCGGCTGGCCCGCCAGCTGACGCAGCGCGGCGTCCTCGCCCAGAAACTGGCGCACGAAGTCGTTGGCTGGGCGGTGAATCAGGTCGTCGGGTGGGCCGTACTGTACCAGGGCGCCTTCCCGCATCAGGGCCACGCGGTCCGCAAGGCGTAGCGCCTCGTCAATGTCGTGGGTAACCATCACCACCGTCTTGCGCAGGCGGCGCTGGATGTCGCGGAAGGCCGCCTGCAGCCGCTCGCGGGCCAGGGGGTCCAGGGCGCCGAAGGGCTCGTCCATCAGCAGGACCGGGGGATCGGCGGCCAGGGCGCGCGCCACGCCCACCCGCTGCGCCTGCCCGCCTGACAGTTCAACGGGGCGCTTGTGCCGGAAGGTGTCGGGGTCCAGGCCCACCAGGGCCAGCAGCTCATCCACCCGGGCCTGGGTGGCGCGGCGATCATGGCCCAGCAGCGCGGGCACCGTGGCCACGTTCTGTGCCACGTCCAGGTGCGGAAAAAGCCCGATCTGTTGAATCACGTAGCCCATACCCCGGCGCAGGGTTTCGGGCTTCAGGCGCCGGGTGTCCTGCCCGGCCAGCAGCACCCGGCCCCCCGTGGGTTCAATGAGCCGGTTGATCATGCGCAGGGTGGTGGTCTTGCCGCAGCCGGACGGTCCCAAGAGCGTCACCAGTTCGCCTTCGGGCACCGTCAGGTTCAGGGCGCGCACTGCGCTGACCCCGTTGTAGGTTTTTTCGAGGTCCTGTAGCTCAATCACTCGGCCCTCCCCAGGCGGGTGCCCAGCCAGCCTTCCAGGCGCCGCAGCCCCGCGTCCACAGCCACGGCCAGCAGCGCGGCGGGCACGGCGCCCAGCAGAATCAGGTCACTGGCCGCGCTCTGCAGGCCCTTGAAAATGTAGGTGCCCAGGCCGCCGGCGCCAATGAGCGCCGCCACCGCCGCCACCCCGATCAGCACCACCGCCGCCTGCCGCAGCCCGCCCAGCCACAGCGGCAGGGCCAGTGGGGCCTGTACCCTCCACAGGCGCTGCGTGCGGGTCATGCCCATGCCGCGCGCCGCGTCCAGCACGCCCGCAGGAACCCCCTGCAGCCCCAGCAGACCGCCGCGCACGACCGGCAGCAGGGCGTACAGGGTCAGCGCGGTCAGGGCCGGACTGACCCCAATCCCGCTGAGGCCAGCGGCGCGCAGGGCGGGCACCGCGTCCGCCAGGGCCGAAAGCGGCGCAATCAGCAGCCCCAGCAGGGCGAGGCTGGGCAGGGTCTGCAGCCCGCTGCTGAGGCCCAGCGCGGCGCCCGCCACCCGGGGGCGGCCCGCGCCCCAGATGGCCAGGGGCGTGCCCAGCAGGGTCGCCAGCCCCAGCGCCGTGCCCACCAGCCGCAGGTGCTGCCCAAGTTCCTGCACCCAGCGCGCGCCCTCGCTGCGGCCTTCCACCACCACGGACCACGCGTTCAGGTGCCCACTGAGTGCGGCGGCCAGCACCGGGCCCAGCCAGACCCAGCCCACCCAGCGCCGCTCGGGTGCCGCCTGCGCCGCACCGAAGAGGGCAATGCCGGCCCCCAGCAGGTACAGCCACGCCCCGCTGGAGGCGCTGGCTCTGGCAAAGGGGGCCTGACCCACCAGCGCGGCGGCCGTCTGCTGGCCCAGCAGCCAGACCCCCAGCGCCAGGGCAGCGGTGGCGGCCGGCCACACCCAGGCCCGGCGCCAGTGGCCCACCAGGGCCGGCAGCAGGGCCAGCGCGGCGGCCCCCAAAAGCCAGCCCGGCTCCAGCCGCAGGGGCTCGCCGGGGGCCAGCCGGTTGGGGCGCAGCAGCACCCAGGGCAGCCACGCGCCCGCCAGCATGGGCAGGGCGCCCAGCCACAGGACCAGTCTGACGTCCCGGGGGGCGCCCCGGTGGGGGGCGGTCAACGGATCAGGCCCTTGCTCCGCAGGTACTCGCGCGCCACGTCCTGCGCGGTGCGGCCTTCCAGGGCCACCTTGGCGTTCAGGCCCTGCAGCGTGGCCTGGGTCAGCCCGGCGAAGGTCTTGTTCAGCAGCCCCTCAATCTGCGGGTTGGCCTTCAGGGTGGCGGTGCGGATGATCGGCGCGGGCTGGTAGACCGCCTGCGCGCCCCTGGGGTCTTTCAGGGCCACCAGTTTCAGGGCGCTCAGGGTGCCGTCGGTGCCGTAGGCCATCGCCGCGTTCACGCCGCTGGTGCCGCTGGCGGCGGCCTGCTGGGTCTGGGGCGGCGTGGCCCCGGCCAGCACGAGCTTCTGGTCGGCGCGCAGCTTGAAGCCGTAGGCCGCTTCAAAGGCGGGCATGGTGTCGGGGCGGTTGAAGAACTCGGGGCTGCCCGCAATCTTAAAGGTGCCGCCGCCATTGAGGTACTTGGCGAGGTCCGCCACACTGCTCAGCTTGGCGCGCTGGGCCAGCGCCTGCGGCACGGCGATCACCCAGGTGTTGTTTACATTGGCGGGCTTGAGCCAGGTGATGCCGTTTTTGCTGTCCAGCTGCCGCGCCAGCCCGTAGATGGTGCCGGGGTTGCCCGCCTGCTTGGCCGTGATCTTGGCCTGCGGAAACAGGTAGACCGCGTTGCCGGTGTATTCGGGGTACACGTCGATCTCGCCGGCCAGAATGGCCTTGCGGTTGACCCCCGTGTCCCCCAGGGTGGTGCGGTCCGTGACCTCCAGCCCCGCATTTTTCAGGGTCAGCAGAATCATCTGGCCCAGAATCTGCGCTTCGGGGTCCAGCTTGCTGCCCACCACGATGGGCTTGGCGGCGGCGGTGCCCAGCAGCGCCAGCCCCAGGAGGAACGCGGCGCCTTTCAAAGATGTGGGGATCATGGGGCCACCGTACCTGCCCTGGCGGTGGCCGACGGGTGCGGCAGCTCACAAAGCTCAGCGGCGGCCGGCAGATGAAGGCTTTGTTAAGAGGGTGGTGGGGTTCTGCTGTCAGGGGCTTTCAGCGCTGCTGCTGGCCCTCGTCCAGGCCCACGCCGAAGCCCTGGTCCAGCAGCGCCTCGTTGTAGGTGCGGAACGCCAGCATGGTCTGGGTGCGGGTGATGCCTTCCACGCGGCGCAGTCCGGCGGTGACCACGTCGTCCAGGTCCTCGTAGCGCGAGAGTTTGAGAATCGCCACGATGTCCCACTCGCCGGTCACGGAGTACACCTCGCGCACCCCACTCACGCCGGCCAGGGCCTCGGCTGTTTCGGGAATGCGCTGCCGCTCTGCTTGGACCATCACGATGGCTGTGACCATGCCTGCCATTGTGCGCTCCGCCCGGGGGGCCGCGCACCCGCCTGACCGTTCGTTCGGGGACGTTTCGCCGCCGCCGGGGCCGCTATTGTGCAGACATGACCGCTCCCGCCGCCCCCACCCCGCAGGCCGCGCATGCGCCTGAACCCAGCGCGCGCGAACAGCTGCTCAACCGCATTCAGCGCGATATTCCGATTGTGCAGCGGCCCTATGCCCGGCTGGCCGAGGAAGTGGGGCTGAGCGAGGCCGAAGCGCTGGCCATCTTGCGTGAAGTGAAGGCCGAGGGCGTGCTGCGGCAGGTCAGCGCCATTTTCGACACGCGCACCCTGGGTTACCAGAGCAGCCTCGTGGCCGCCGTGTACGACGAGGACCAGCTTGACGCGGGCGCCGAAGTCGTGAACACCCACCCCGGCGTGAGCCACAACTACAAGCGCAACCACGATTTCAACCTGTGGTACACGATTGCCGTGCCGCCCGAGAGCAACCTTGAGGCCCACGTCCAGAAACTGCACGAACTGAGCGGCGCCCGCCTGACCCGCCTGATGCCCACCCTGCACCTGTTCAAGATTGGCGTGGAATTCGACATGACCGGTAAGGAGGACTGGAACGCCAAGGCCAAGCCCCAGTACACCTCTGAGCAGCGCAACATCGGCTATCAGGTGACCGACCTGGACCGGGCCTTTGTCCTGGAATTCCAGAAGGACCTGCCCGTCACCGAAGAGCCCTACGCCGAGGCCTGCGCCGCCCTGGGCCTGAGCATTGACGAGGTGGCCGCCCACGCCGAGAAGATGAAGGCGGCCGGCGCCCTACGCCGCGTGTCGGCGGTGTTCCGCCACCAGAAGGCCGGCTTTACCTTCAACGCCATGGGCGTGTGGGCCGTGCCCCAGGCGCAGGTGGCGCAAGTGGGCCGCCAGATGGCCGAATTCAAGGCGGTCTCGCACTGCTACCTGCGCCCCACGTACCCGGAATGGCCCTACACCATCTTCACCATGGTGCACGGCCGCTCCAAGGAAGAGGCCTTTGGCAAGATCAAGGCCATTGAGCAGGAGGTGGCCCCCGGCGTAGACCACGCCATCCTGTACTCCACCAAGGAATACAAGAAGATTCGCCTGGAGTTCTACAAGCCCGAGTTCTACGCCTGGGCGAAAGAGTACCTGGGCACCGAAGCCTAAGGAGGCGCGTGGGCAGCGCCTTTGTTTTCCCACGGCCCACTCCCCACTTCCGCCCACAAAAAGGCCGCCCCGTACTGGGGCGGCTTTTTTGTGGGCTCTTACAGCACCAGCAGGATGGGCTGTTCCAGGGTGGCGGCCACCTGGGCCAGGAACTGCGCGGCGCGGGTGGTGTCCACGTCGCCGTTCAGGCTCAGGGTGGCGCGCCCGCCTTCGCTGCGCCCCACGCTGAGGGTCACGGTCTGGGGGTAGTGCAGGTCGTCCAGGTCCAGGGCGGCGGCGTCCACCACCAGCAGGTCGGGCGTGCCGTCAAAGGTGGTGTCCAGAGCGGCCACGGCGTCGCGCAGGCTGCCGCTGCCCACCGTGTGGGTGCGGCCCTGACCGTCCAGGGCCACGCTGCTCAGGCCCAGGGTGTCGGCGTGGCGCTGCGCGGCGCGGGCCACCAGCAGCCCCAGGGGCAGCTCGCTTGCCAGCGCGCGGCTGACCTGACCGCGCAGGTCGTGCAGGGCAGCGACATCCGCGCTGCGGCGCAGGTAGGCGCCGAACCACACGCTGCCCGCCGGGGTGCCAGTGGGCGCGGAAACGGCAGCCGGCATGGGGGCGGGCTGGGCGGCGGGCTCGGGCTGGGCCGCCACTTCGGGCATGGTGGGCGCGGCCACCGGCTCGGGCATGGGGGCCGGCTCGGCTACGGGGGCAGGGGCCACGGGGGCAGAGGCCGCCACGGGTTCCGGCTCGGGCATGGCGGGCGTGCTGACCACCGGCTCGCTGACCACAGGCGCGGGGGTCTCGTCCACGGGGGCGGGCGCCTCGACCTCGGTGGGCTGGGCCGCCACCTCAGGCAGGACAGGCGTAGGCTCGGGCATGGGCGCGGGCGTCTCCATGACCGGGGAGGCGGCCGGCGCGGGGGCCACGGGCTCGGCCTGGGCGGCGACGGGGGCGACCACAGGTTCGGGAGCCGGGGCCACGGGCGCCACGGGTTCCGGGGTGGGGGCCGGCTGGGCCGCTTCGGGCTGCGCGGGCTTCTGGTACAGGCGCGAGAGCAGGCTGCTCAGGCCGCCAGCAGCGGCGGGCGCGGCTGGGGGCGGCGTGACCGGCGCCGGGGTGGGCTCGGGCATGGGCGCCTGGGCGGCGGGCATCACCGGCTCGGGCATCGGGGCGCTCACGGCCGGGGCCACGGGCGCGGGGATGGGCTCGGGCATGGGGGCCGGGGCCGCCGCCGCCGGGGTCACTTCGGGCTCGTCGTCCAGCTCGAACTCGGTGTCCTCGTCGAGATTGCTGGGGGCCGGGGTGGCCGGCACCTCGGGCGAGGCCGTGCGGGTCTGCTCCACAAAGGCCGTCAGGTCGGTGTCCACGCCCGCGCGGCTGAGCATGTCGGCGTTCATGCCGGCCTGGTTCAGCATGGCGGCGCTGGGCACTTCCTCGCCGTTCCAGTCGGGCGGGGGCAGGTCCACCGGGGTGTCGGGCGGATCTTCCTCGCCGGACATCACGCGGGACAGGTAATTCAGGATGTCCTGTTCCACGATCTGGCCGCCTGCACCGGAGCCTTGAATCTTCTGCCAGTCAATCCCGTTCGCTTCTGCCAGAACCTTGGCAAGCGGCGCAATCCGTTCCATTCATTTCCCCCTTTGTGCGGCCCATTGTAAGGGACGCGGGCATGGCAGCGGGGCGCGCCGTGGGCGCCCGCACGGGGCCCAGAGCAGCGCTTCCAACCTCAGCATGTCTGTTAGGGTGCCGCCTCGGCTCTGACAGCCTTCTTTCATGTGGCGTTCATGCCGCGTCTCTCGGTGGGGTGTGCCGCGTGTCCCTGTGTGCCTTTGGGCGCGGGTGGTACCCTACGGGGCGTTTGACGCGCCCCCTGCCCAGCAGCGAGCGGCGCCTCAGCAGGAGCGAAAGACTATGCAGATACTCGAAGAGATGGGGTCGCGCGGGCATGAGGCGCTGACGCTGCTTCACCACGCGCCCAGCGGCCTGCGCGCGGCCCTGGCCGTGCACTCCACGGTGCTGGGGCCGGCCATCGCGGGGGTGCGCCTGCGCGAACAGGACGAGGACCTCGCGCTGCGCGGCGCCCTGGCGCTGTCCGAAAGCCTGACGCTGAAAGCGGCCCTGGCTGGCCTGAACTACGGCGGCGGCGCCTGCGTGCTGCTGAGCCCCGAATGCGGTATGGACGACCCGCACGCCAGAGAGGCCCTGTTCCGGGCGCTGGGGCGGCAGGTGCGGCCCATGGAGTCGCGCGTGGTGCTCACCGAGGACATCGGCGTGAGCCCGGCCGATATCGCCTTTGTGGCCCAGGAAACCGGCTCCACGCTGGGCATGCACACCGACACCAGCAGCGTCACCGGCTACGGCGTGTACCGGGGCATGAAGGCGGCGGCGCGTTTTGCCCTGGGCTCGGAGAGCATGCGCGGCGTGCGGGTGGCGATCTTGGGCGTGGGCGCCGTGGGGCGGGCCCTGGCCGCGCACCTGCACCGCGAAGGCGCCCGCCTGACCATCGCCGACGCCCGCCCCGAGCGCGCCGAGGCCCTGGCCGACGACCTGGAAGGCGTGACGGTGGTGGGCTATCAGGAGTTGCTGGACACCCCCTGCGACATTCTGGCGCCGTGCGGCTACGGCCACTCCATTCGCAGCGAGGACGTGCCCCGGTTGCAGTGCCGCCTGATTGCGGGCGGCGAACACCACCCGCTGACCCGCCGGGGCGAGGCGGTGGTCAAGGAAGCCGGCATCGTGTACATGCCCGACTTTGCGATCAACTCGGCGGGGTTGATCGCGGCGGCCACGGGGCTGGACATGAACCAGGCCGCCGAGCGCGTGTACCAGACGGTGGGCCGCATTACCCAGGCCGCCGAGCAGTACGGCAAGGCCCCGCATGTGGTGGCCCGGCGCATGGCCGAGCGGCGTATTGACCTGATTGGCAGCCTGGGAGGCCGCGCGTGAGCACCCCCTTCATGATCGGCGTGGCCGGGGGCTCGGGCAGCGGCAAGACCACCGTGACCCGCCGGGTGATTGAAACCGTGGGCCAGCAGGGCGTGGCAGTCCTGAACCAGGACAACTACTACCGCAACCAGGACGACATTCCCTTTGAAGCGCGGCTGAAAACCAACTACGACCACCCCGCCGCCTTTGACTGGGCGCTGCTGCGCGAGCATGTGGACGCCCTGCTGTCCGGCGTGCCCATCGCCATGCCGGAGTACGACTTTACCCAGCACACCCGCTCGGCGCAGACCACCACGGTGCTGCCCGCGCCCGTGGTGGTGCTGGAGGGCTTTTTTGCCCTGTACGACGAGGAACTGCGCGAGCGGATGCACCTGAAGGTGTTTGTGGACGCCGATGCCGACGTGCGCTTTATCCGCCGCCTGCTGCGCGACACCCAGGAGCGTGGCCGCACGCCCCAGAGCGTCATAGAGCAGTACCTGGAATACGTGCGCCCCATGCACCTGAGCTTCGTGGAGCCCACCAAGCGCTACGCCGACGTGATTATTCCGCACGGCGGCATGAACGAGCCCGCGCTGGACATGCTGGCCGCCCGTATCCGCACCACGATCTGACACGGGGCCGCCGCCAGCCCTCAAGCCGGTGAAAGGGGTCTGGCCGTGTCAGAGGTGGCCTTGAGAGGCTCCGGCGCCAGGGGAAAGACCGGCCTCCCTCCCCCGGCGCCCCGCCGCCCCTGCCCGCGCCTTTGGATGGATGCTTGCCCTGCCCGGCGGCGGCCATCATGGTCTGCTGTTCCGCAAAGCCCCCCGCCCCCTTCACCCGACCTTTAGGATGTGCCTGTGACCCAGCCCGCCCCTGCCCCCTCTGCGCCCCAGCGGCCCGGCCCGGACCTGCCGCCCGCCACGCGGCACCCGTGGACGCCCCTGCTGCTGGGCGCGCTGCTGCTGTCCCTGATTCCCGCTGTGCTGTTGGCCTACGGGCGCGTGACCTACGAGCAGTCGCAGAAAACGGCCGCGCTGGTCATGGACTACCCGGCGGTGGCCGCGCAGGCCCGCCGCTTTGGCCTGGACCCCGAAGCCCTGCTTTCGCGCTACCAGAAACTGGGCGTGAACGGGGTGGGGCTGTACGAGGACGTGATCGGCAACCTTGTGCAGCGCGGCGAGGTGATTCTGAAAACCGGCGCCGACCTGCTGGCCGATATACCTGGCGCCCCAGTGAAGGCCCAGAACGTGTACCTGCGTTCGGTGGTGCCGGGCGCGGCCGAGGCCCTGCCCGCGCGCTACACCATTCCCACCCGCACGGTGCAGTTTGGGGGCCAGACCTGGGTGGAGTGGCCCACCGACCCCACCTTTCTGCCCACCGGGCCCAACCGCGAGCTGCTGTCGCGCCTGCAGGCGCGGGGCCTGACGGTGGTGTACCGCCCCTACGCCGACGACGCCCTGCGCGACCCCGGCGCCGACTGGCCGGACGTGCCGTTTGTGCTGTTTAACGGCGAAGAGGTAATCGGCGCGCGCACCCCCGAACTGCTGGCCAAGATCAACGAGCGTCTGGGGAAGCGCATTCCCGCCCTGATTGAAGCCACGCCCCAGCGCGGCCTGGATACCCTGGTGGCGACCCACGGCGCGGCGCGCACCTTCAGCGTGAACCTCGCGTGGCAAAACCGCCTGGACCCCCTGACCCTGGCGAGCAAATACAACCTCGCGGCGCGCGAGCGCTCCATGCGCCTGCTGTACCTGCGCCCCTACCCCACCATTAATGAAACCGAGGCCCTGCTGACCCGCACCACCCAGCTGCTGCAGGCCTCTGGCGTGCGGGTGACGCAGCCGGTGATTGCTCCCTTCGAGGAAAACAGCCTGCTGCGCGCGCTGAGCCTGCTGGGCCCGCTGGCGGCGCTGCTGCTGCTGGGCCTGAGCCTGCCGCTGCCCCGCCTGGGGCTGCTGGCGGCGGGCGGCACGGCGGCGCTGGCCTTTGCCCTGAACAAGCTTGACCCCTTTGCGGGCACCGCCCTGATCGCCGCCGTGACCTTTCCGGCGCTGGGGCTGGTGCTGCGCCGCCACCGCGTCACCGACTGGTTTCTGGCCACGGGCCTGAGCCTCGCCGGGGTGCTGTTTGTCTCGGCGCTGGGGGCCAACAAGGACAGCGTGCTGGGCCTGGAACCCTTCCGGGGCGTGGGCCTGACCCTGCTGCTGCCCCTGGTGCTGGTGGCCCTGAGCTTCCTGCCCCGCCAGGACCTGCGCCAGACCGCCCGCGACATCTACAACGCGCCTATCAAGCTGGGCGACGTGGTGGTCATGGGGCTGGGGCTGGCGGTGTTCGCGCTGGTGTTCCTGCGCCGGGGCAA includes:
- a CDS encoding CarD family transcriptional regulator, giving the protein MKQTAFQPGDRVVLPPYGIGVVRGTCLRPVAGEAHAYYQVEFPNTASQAFVPVASPDGAGMRAALTAHDMPALLESLKTSRLNLPRQWAARHRRVTEILVSGNPFELAILTCELRRWNVERGLPDLDRQAFRRAIKLLEQEVSGLQDPGAQDVQLLLSHAWNEGPQHVGA
- a CDS encoding ABC transporter permease, producing MRRRPPWGALLWPALLALCLWPGVMPRLLNPLGVGELGPLDPPLWRQTLTHLGLVGAATLLVGVVGLPLAVAVTRPGWTAPRQLTEALVGLGQTVPTFAILALAVPALGFGWAPTLLGLVLYGLGPVVGQAILGLQGVSPGVLDAARGMGMSGAQRLWRVELPLAAPVLLSGLRTSVVYNVGTATVGAALGAGGLGEPIIGGLSQQNTALVLAGALPAALLALTLDAWLALVQRPAGAEL
- a CDS encoding ABC transporter ATP-binding protein; its protein translation is MIELQDLEKTYNGVSAVRALNLTVPEGELVTLLGPSGCGKTTTLRMINRLIEPTGGRVLLAGQDTRRLKPETLRRGMGYVIQQIGLFPHLDVAQNVATVPALLGHDRRATQARVDELLALVGLDPDTFRHKRPVELSGGQAQRVGVARALAADPPVLLMDEPFGALDPLARERLQAAFRDIQRRLRKTVVMVTHDIDEALRLADRVALMREGALVQYGPPDDLIHRPANDFVRQFLGEDAALRQLAGQPVSAFLRPGPAAPGGPAVDAALNARSALSVMLREGQDVLTVTQQGQPVGTVHWTDLRARAPR
- a CDS encoding ABC transporter permease — protein: MTAPHRGAPRDVRLVLWLGALPMLAGAWLPWVLLRPNRLAPGEPLRLEPGWLLGAAALALLPALVGHWRRAWVWPAATAALALGVWLLGQQTAAALVGQAPFARASASSGAWLYLLGAGIALFGAAQAAPERRWVGWVWLGPVLAAALSGHLNAWSVVVEGRSEGARWVQELGQHLRLVGTALGLATLLGTPLAIWGAGRPRVAGAALGLSSGLQTLPSLALLGLLIAPLSALADAVPALRAAGLSGIGVSPALTALTLYALLPVVRGGLLGLQGVPAGVLDAARGMGMTRTQRLWRVQAPLALPLWLGGLRQAAVVLIGVAAVAALIGAGGLGTYIFKGLQSAASDLILLGAVPAALLAVAVDAGLRRLEGWLGTRLGRAE
- a CDS encoding ABC transporter substrate-binding protein yields the protein MIPTSLKGAAFLLGLALLGTAAAKPIVVGSKLDPEAQILGQMILLTLKNAGLEVTDRTTLGDTGVNRKAILAGEIDVYPEYTGNAVYLFPQAKITAKQAGNPGTIYGLARQLDSKNGITWLKPANVNNTWVIAVPQALAQRAKLSSVADLAKYLNGGGTFKIAGSPEFFNRPDTMPAFEAAYGFKLRADQKLVLAGATPPQTQQAAASGTSGVNAAMAYGTDGTLSALKLVALKDPRGAQAVYQPAPIIRTATLKANPQIEGLLNKTFAGLTQATLQGLNAKVALEGRTAQDVAREYLRSKGLIR
- a CDS encoding Lrp/AsnC ligand binding domain-containing protein, whose product is MVTAIVMVQAERQRIPETAEALAGVSGVREVYSVTGEWDIVAILKLSRYEDLDDVVTAGLRRVEGITRTQTMLAFRTYNEALLDQGFGVGLDEGQQQR
- the ahbA gene encoding siroheme decarboxylase subunit alpha translates to MTAPAAPTPQAAHAPEPSAREQLLNRIQRDIPIVQRPYARLAEEVGLSEAEALAILREVKAEGVLRQVSAIFDTRTLGYQSSLVAAVYDEDQLDAGAEVVNTHPGVSHNYKRNHDFNLWYTIAVPPESNLEAHVQKLHELSGARLTRLMPTLHLFKIGVEFDMTGKEDWNAKAKPQYTSEQRNIGYQVTDLDRAFVLEFQKDLPVTEEPYAEACAALGLSIDEVAAHAEKMKAAGALRRVSAVFRHQKAGFTFNAMGVWAVPQAQVAQVGRQMAEFKAVSHCYLRPTYPEWPYTIFTMVHGRSKEEAFGKIKAIEQEVAPGVDHAILYSTKEYKKIRLEFYKPEFYAWAKEYLGTEA
- a CDS encoding E3 binding domain-containing protein; this translates as MERIAPLAKVLAEANGIDWQKIQGSGAGGQIVEQDILNYLSRVMSGEEDPPDTPVDLPPPDWNGEEVPSAAMLNQAGMNADMLSRAGVDTDLTAFVEQTRTASPEVPATPAPSNLDEDTEFELDDEPEVTPAAAAPAPMPEPIPAPVAPAVSAPMPEPVMPAAQAPMPEPTPAPVTPPPAAPAAAGGLSSLLSRLYQKPAQPEAAQPAPTPEPVAPVAPAPEPVVAPVAAQAEPVAPAPAASPVMETPAPMPEPTPVLPEVAAQPTEVEAPAPVDETPAPVVSEPVVSTPAMPEPEPVAASAPVAPAPVAEPAPMPEPVAAPTMPEVAAQPEPAAQPAPMPAAVSAPTGTPAGSVWFGAYLRRSADVAALHDLRGQVSRALASELPLGLLVARAAQRHADTLGLSSVALDGQGRTHTVGSGSLRDAVAALDTTFDGTPDLLVVDAAALDLDDLHYPQTVTLSVGRSEGGRATLSLNGDVDTTRAAQFLAQVAATLEQPILLVL
- a CDS encoding Glu/Leu/Phe/Val dehydrogenase family protein, which codes for MQILEEMGSRGHEALTLLHHAPSGLRAALAVHSTVLGPAIAGVRLREQDEDLALRGALALSESLTLKAALAGLNYGGGACVLLSPECGMDDPHAREALFRALGRQVRPMESRVVLTEDIGVSPADIAFVAQETGSTLGMHTDTSSVTGYGVYRGMKAAARFALGSESMRGVRVAILGVGAVGRALAAHLHREGARLTIADARPERAEALADDLEGVTVVGYQELLDTPCDILAPCGYGHSIRSEDVPRLQCRLIAGGEHHPLTRRGEAVVKEAGIVYMPDFAINSAGLIAAATGLDMNQAAERVYQTVGRITQAAEQYGKAPHVVARRMAERRIDLIGSLGGRA
- the udk gene encoding uridine kinase, coding for MIGVAGGSGSGKTTVTRRVIETVGQQGVAVLNQDNYYRNQDDIPFEARLKTNYDHPAAFDWALLREHVDALLSGVPIAMPEYDFTQHTRSAQTTTVLPAPVVVLEGFFALYDEELRERMHLKVFVDADADVRFIRRLLRDTQERGRTPQSVIEQYLEYVRPMHLSFVEPTKRYADVIIPHGGMNEPALDMLAARIRTTI
- a CDS encoding DUF5693 family protein, whose translation is MTQPAPAPSAPQRPGPDLPPATRHPWTPLLLGALLLSLIPAVLLAYGRVTYEQSQKTAALVMDYPAVAAQARRFGLDPEALLSRYQKLGVNGVGLYEDVIGNLVQRGEVILKTGADLLADIPGAPVKAQNVYLRSVVPGAAEALPARYTIPTRTVQFGGQTWVEWPTDPTFLPTGPNRELLSRLQARGLTVVYRPYADDALRDPGADWPDVPFVLFNGEEVIGARTPELLAKINERLGKRIPALIEATPQRGLDTLVATHGAARTFSVNLAWQNRLDPLTLASKYNLAARERSMRLLYLRPYPTINETEALLTRTTQLLQASGVRVTQPVIAPFEENSLLRALSLLGPLAALLLLGLSLPLPRLGLLAAGGTAALAFALNKLDPFAGTALIAAVTFPALGLVLRRHRVTDWFLATGLSLAGVLFVSALGANKDSVLGLEPFRGVGLTLLLPLVLVALSFLPRQDLRQTARDIYNAPIKLGDVVVMGLGLAVFALVFLRRGNATGASVSDTEAKLRQDLQDSLVRPRFKELAGHPLALVGLSGVLPGYFSALLILGGVVGQASILNTFSHFHTPLLISAQRCFLGLGAGLIAGLVAIWAVKAALRLWQTWGQRPRPVQA